The DNA sequence TTCGAGGATCTCGAATACTGCTACGAAAAGCGCCTCAAGGTCCTGCCGAGTTTCTCGATCGCCGCGGTTTTTAATTTTCTGACCCACGCCGGCACGGCCGCCAACGTCAACCCGCTGGGCGTGCTGCACGGCGAGCAGGAGTTGATCTTCCACAACCCGATCCCCGCCGCGGGCACCCTCACCACCACCGGCCGGATCACCCACTTTTTCGACAAGGGCAAGGACAAGGGCGCCCTGGTGGTGGCCGAAAGCGAGACCGAGCACGACGGCGGAAAGCGGCTTTTTACCAGCCGGGCGACCATCTTCGCCCGCCTGGACGGCGGCTTCGGCGGCTTAAACGCCCCCAAAAACCAAGTCGTTTTCCCGGAGCGGGCCCCCGATTTTACGGTCACGGCGCGTCCCACCGAAAACCAGCCACTGCTCTACCGCCTCTCGGGGGATCTCTTCGCCCTGCATGTGGATCCGCCGTTTGCGCGCGCGGCCGGTTTCCAAAAACCCATCATGCACGGCCTGTGCACCCACGGCTTCGCCTGCCGGGCGCTAATCGCCAGCCTGGTGCCGGGCGCCCCCGAAAAGGCCCGGCGCATGGCCTGCCGCTTTTCACGCCCGCTCTACCCCGGCACCCCCATCGAAACCCTGATC is a window from the Desulfobacteraceae bacterium genome containing:
- a CDS encoding MaoC family dehydratase N-terminal domain-containing protein — translated: MTLNLDAVGKTIGPLTKTYDWPDAVLYALGVGAGFEDLEYCYEKRLKVLPSFSIAAVFNFLTHAGTAANVNPLGVLHGEQELIFHNPIPAAGTLTTTGRITHFFDKGKDKGALVVAESETEHDGGKRLFTSRATIFARLDGGFGGLNAPKNQVVFPERAPDFTVTARPTENQPLLYRLSGDLFALHVDPPFARAAGFQKPIMHGLCTHGFACRALIASLVPGAPEKARRMACRFSRPLYPGTPIETLIWQTAEGLALWKTIDAQSGAAVITNGVFEYGPIS